In Reinekea thalattae, a genomic segment contains:
- a CDS encoding DEAD/DEAH box helicase, whose protein sequence is MKPFFIDLKEQANQRAKESTLSVLGISNPGLRKHLAEQFDGADPFLNGPVLEQMFGWEQSETIVSELAGSTLSSGLIDALDSDDNGRYAFKKEWKPFEHQLSSWNTLLDSNPKSAVITSGTGSGKTECFMVPVLEDLYRESQTEGALTGVRALFLYPLNALINSQRERLNAWSSHFNGDIRFCLFNRNTPDDLNAQQKQVQAKNPQEVMSRNQLRENPASILVTNGTMLEYMLVRQSDAPIIEQSKGKLRWIVLDEAHTYVGSQAAELALQLKRVLQAFEVEAKNVRFVATSATIAGEEAEEQLKQYLSDLAGVSTDQIVVIGGRRVTPKLDNPLAQDLPLYEILSIEPEGEDPVSKKAKADKEVSNKRYSALESSCLARELRTLLTKENGRPQTTDEILHALKKYKLTEAELGRWLDVCTATRKTSNGEAFLKIRAHFFQRTMQGLWSCIDTNCPDKKSTPLYGEWPFGMVYGQNRSTCTCGFPVLEVSFCQECNEPHLIGLSKPQVSSPPKLMQWTGKVNDEFSLLDEGEKEFDESRSDQHPKATRERLEVFSYLPNEETEYLPTKVSRKGIVGSSEPDSILLAQLESDAEQCRSCGFKGRGPHGKPFRRALLGAPFYTTNAIPTVLEYCPDAVKEKKDDPGPNMLPARGRRLITFTDSRQGTAKMSIKMQQEAERSKLRGLVFERLQSMIEENEAVSDELFEKVKDYSSMPLNVLEPLMPAIESASPKQAKYLQEYIEVKKSGSTVISPSVITWDELIDSLVKSRDLSESMLNENKRLAPEVFGKNTGKNDLAAMLLTREFARRPKRQNNLETQGLIQIVYPGIDQLESVPEHWLEYGLDLNDWKDYLYFCMDFFIRENTFVDINRDWKKWIGMLFSSKTLISPDSKDDEEVRVKKWPMYKKGKGVQRRIVEILIRATAINPENPSGEDLINSWLRNAWKVLVDSKNKLLTASSETSQYSLNLNNVSFSLLTSGYVCPITNKILNRAFRGFTPYLARNKSNQDLECEKIVLPDVWNIKADGEDPLTEVSIKRKLTIENTVVQGLRERNLWTDINDRAVEGGFYYTTAEHSAQQGASTLKLYEKQFKLGRKNVLNCSTTMEMGVDIGGISAVVMNNVPPHPANFLQRAGRAGRSKEARALSYTICKSNPHDLGVFNQPTWPFVTSIPAPHVEFSSAKLVQRHVNSYLLGTFLTTQIEATKSERINLQLIWFFLPEGSRDSFANEFKNWVKFLKPKYRNGIKTIVTGTALTGASSNSLIESAIKKLNEIQTRWIEDYEYLEEQLKIAEVESPYAFKLESEKHRLCSEYLLKDLATRGFLPGYGFPTDVVNLDIDNVADFIRRQEKKKNTNTREDNVSRSREMPSRNLAMAIREYAPGSEVALDGRVHRVAGISLTGVMSGLKDNQKFDLAWRCPHCGQTGYEDSANKKDQVDLFCTNEHCGKKIPSSIHLSSGDIVCQKKVLRPAGFAVDFYEEPTNNFQNQSFVPVQPAWVSASTSAITLPYRGMGTMKVDSNGSVFYHSSGHNGNGYAICLACGKAESMTSIGEFPKALTPDGIHTPPRPTKFDKGEDNKLLECSGSAKLMPGIHLGAHTATDVFELALMNPATGEHISDDEAGRIIATTLVVALRAALTKQLGISKNEINYSIRPAIVEGSKEVLVLQLFDAVSGGAGFATSAPSHIEAVLKGMVNELHCISNCNDACSKCLLEVDSRHDVDKLDRHAALDWLGENFTQYIKLDENLIGLVHGAEYCPRPLRSQMTEWLNQGVSEVKFILSENVDSWDLSLSIVKPWLYAFLERDVDVSFLLPETEFGDEVREYLYQLERIGVKHISSQYKGHVVFQAKTKKGWRSAAVQSDEPRILGSEWLETREPVVISNYEDEIVGKVISFEPVIELEKTVKIKPHKELNGRLTGFGARLVDSLCQKSPAFKALLDNQTVKSISYSDRYLKSPEVVLMLAEFVGELAINSGTNINVSTHFLDKDSKWSPTRLRNNWRWEEDFKKVAQIWIKLESKGQVDFHLHYNTHELPHFRTMIIEFESGDKAEVIFDQGFGHWSIDGRFDFDNSYEEQIKELARIKDSLKVYTRSDHPTAIYVSVLNV, encoded by the coding sequence ATGAAGCCGTTTTTTATAGATTTGAAGGAACAAGCTAACCAGAGAGCTAAAGAATCGACTTTAAGTGTTCTGGGCATTAGTAATCCTGGATTAAGAAAGCATTTGGCAGAACAGTTTGATGGGGCTGACCCTTTTTTAAATGGTCCAGTTTTGGAGCAAATGTTTGGCTGGGAGCAGTCAGAAACCATAGTGAGTGAATTAGCAGGGAGTACTTTATCGTCAGGTCTAATAGATGCGCTCGACTCGGATGATAATGGGCGTTATGCCTTCAAGAAGGAATGGAAGCCTTTTGAGCACCAGTTATCCAGTTGGAATACATTGCTCGACTCTAATCCTAAGTCTGCGGTGATCACCAGTGGTACAGGTTCTGGTAAAACGGAGTGTTTTATGGTGCCGGTATTAGAGGATTTATACCGGGAAAGCCAAACTGAAGGAGCTCTTACTGGCGTACGTGCACTCTTCTTGTACCCACTTAATGCTTTAATTAACTCCCAGAGAGAGCGATTAAATGCCTGGTCTAGCCACTTCAATGGTGATATCCGATTCTGTTTGTTTAATAGAAACACGCCTGATGATCTGAATGCACAACAAAAGCAGGTTCAAGCAAAGAACCCCCAGGAAGTTATGTCACGCAATCAATTGCGTGAGAACCCAGCATCAATTCTCGTAACAAATGGGACAATGCTTGAGTATATGCTTGTCAGGCAATCGGATGCACCAATAATCGAACAGTCTAAAGGTAAGCTTCGTTGGATTGTGCTGGATGAAGCGCATACCTATGTGGGTTCCCAAGCTGCTGAACTGGCACTTCAGCTTAAGCGGGTACTTCAAGCGTTTGAAGTGGAAGCCAAAAATGTGAGGTTCGTTGCTACTTCAGCAACGATCGCTGGAGAAGAAGCAGAGGAGCAATTGAAGCAATACCTGTCTGACTTGGCGGGGGTGTCGACAGATCAGATTGTTGTTATTGGAGGGCGTAGAGTTACTCCAAAGCTGGATAACCCTTTAGCCCAAGATCTTCCTTTATATGAAATTCTGAGTATTGAACCTGAAGGTGAAGATCCAGTTAGTAAAAAAGCTAAAGCAGATAAAGAGGTTTCGAACAAGCGATATAGCGCATTGGAAAGCTCATGTTTGGCCAGAGAGCTGAGGACCTTGTTAACCAAAGAAAATGGCCGACCTCAAACCACTGATGAAATTCTGCATGCGCTAAAGAAATACAAATTGACTGAGGCTGAGCTAGGCAGATGGCTTGATGTTTGTACAGCAACAAGAAAAACCAGCAATGGTGAAGCATTTTTAAAAATTCGTGCGCATTTTTTTCAACGTACAATGCAAGGCCTCTGGTCATGCATTGATACTAACTGTCCAGATAAAAAGAGCACTCCTTTATACGGTGAGTGGCCCTTCGGCATGGTTTATGGTCAAAACCGTTCTACCTGTACTTGTGGATTCCCTGTACTGGAAGTTTCATTCTGTCAGGAGTGTAATGAGCCTCATCTTATTGGGTTGTCAAAGCCTCAAGTGTCGAGCCCTCCTAAGTTGATGCAATGGACAGGAAAAGTTAATGACGAGTTCTCTCTCTTGGATGAAGGTGAAAAAGAGTTTGATGAAAGCAGGTCTGATCAACACCCTAAAGCTACGAGAGAACGATTAGAAGTTTTTTCATATTTGCCAAATGAAGAAACTGAATACTTGCCGACCAAAGTTAGCCGAAAGGGAATTGTTGGCAGTTCCGAACCCGATAGTATATTGCTAGCGCAGCTAGAAAGCGATGCTGAGCAGTGTAGATCGTGTGGTTTCAAAGGTCGTGGGCCACACGGAAAGCCATTTAGACGTGCTTTATTAGGCGCACCTTTCTATACCACTAACGCGATTCCAACTGTACTAGAGTATTGCCCCGATGCTGTAAAAGAGAAAAAGGATGATCCTGGTCCGAATATGCTTCCTGCTAGAGGCCGAAGACTAATAACTTTTACTGATAGTCGACAAGGCACTGCAAAGATGTCAATAAAAATGCAGCAAGAAGCAGAGCGTTCTAAATTGCGAGGATTGGTTTTTGAGCGTTTGCAAAGCATGATTGAAGAGAATGAGGCTGTTTCAGATGAATTATTTGAAAAAGTGAAAGATTATTCCTCTATGCCTTTAAATGTTTTAGAACCCTTGATGCCTGCTATTGAGAGTGCCTCACCTAAGCAGGCTAAGTACTTGCAAGAATATATTGAAGTTAAGAAAAGCGGTAGCACTGTCATTTCGCCATCTGTGATTACATGGGATGAATTAATTGATAGTTTGGTAAAAAGTAGAGACTTATCTGAGTCCATGCTCAATGAAAACAAACGACTTGCGCCTGAAGTATTTGGTAAAAATACAGGGAAAAATGACCTTGCTGCAATGTTATTGACTCGTGAGTTCGCAAGACGACCAAAACGGCAAAACAACTTAGAGACCCAGGGCTTAATTCAAATAGTTTATCCAGGAATCGACCAACTAGAGAGCGTTCCAGAACATTGGCTCGAATATGGGCTAGACCTGAATGATTGGAAGGACTACTTATACTTTTGCATGGACTTTTTTATAAGAGAAAACACTTTCGTCGATATAAATCGAGACTGGAAAAAGTGGATAGGAATGCTTTTTAGCTCGAAAACACTGATATCTCCAGATTCAAAAGATGATGAAGAAGTAAGAGTAAAGAAATGGCCTATGTATAAGAAAGGCAAGGGAGTTCAGAGAAGAATTGTAGAAATATTGATTCGGGCTACTGCGATAAATCCAGAAAACCCATCCGGCGAGGACTTAATAAATAGCTGGCTTCGTAATGCATGGAAAGTACTCGTTGATTCAAAGAATAAACTTTTAACAGCGTCTTCAGAAACAAGTCAATACAGTTTAAACCTTAATAATGTCAGTTTTTCATTACTCACATCAGGTTATGTGTGCCCGATAACTAACAAGATACTGAATAGGGCATTCAGAGGTTTTACACCTTACTTAGCGCGGAATAAATCAAACCAAGATTTAGAGTGCGAGAAGATAGTTCTACCCGATGTATGGAATATCAAAGCAGACGGTGAAGATCCCCTAACTGAAGTTTCTATTAAGAGGAAGTTAACTATTGAAAATACAGTTGTTCAGGGTCTTCGTGAAAGAAACCTGTGGACTGACATCAATGATAGAGCCGTCGAAGGAGGCTTCTATTATACAACGGCAGAACATTCAGCCCAGCAAGGAGCTAGTACTCTTAAACTTTATGAGAAACAGTTCAAGCTAGGTCGAAAGAATGTATTGAATTGCTCCACAACCATGGAGATGGGAGTTGATATTGGTGGGATATCAGCGGTAGTGATGAACAATGTTCCTCCGCATCCAGCGAATTTTCTCCAGCGCGCCGGTCGAGCTGGCCGATCTAAGGAAGCTAGAGCACTAAGTTATACAATTTGTAAATCGAACCCTCATGATTTGGGTGTATTTAACCAACCCACTTGGCCATTCGTAACAAGTATCCCAGCGCCTCATGTTGAGTTTAGCTCCGCGAAGCTTGTACAAAGGCACGTAAACTCTTATCTCTTGGGAACTTTTCTTACAACGCAAATAGAGGCTACCAAAAGTGAACGAATTAACTTGCAGCTTATATGGTTTTTCTTGCCTGAGGGTAGTCGTGACTCGTTTGCGAATGAGTTTAAGAACTGGGTAAAGTTTTTAAAGCCAAAATATCGAAATGGAATCAAGACAATTGTTACTGGTACTGCATTAACGGGAGCATCTTCAAACTCGTTGATTGAGAGTGCAATTAAAAAATTGAACGAAATACAAACACGATGGATAGAGGATTACGAGTATTTAGAAGAGCAACTAAAGATTGCGGAAGTTGAATCTCCTTATGCTTTTAAGCTAGAGAGTGAAAAACATCGTTTGTGCAGTGAATACCTACTTAAAGACCTTGCAACAAGAGGGTTTCTACCTGGATACGGTTTCCCCACGGATGTTGTAAACCTAGACATCGATAATGTTGCAGACTTTATCAGGCGACAAGAGAAAAAGAAGAATACCAATACACGTGAAGACAATGTATCTCGAAGTCGAGAGATGCCTTCTCGCAATCTAGCGATGGCGATAAGAGAGTATGCACCTGGAAGTGAAGTTGCCCTCGATGGTCGAGTTCACAGAGTCGCTGGTATTTCGTTAACTGGTGTCATGAGCGGGTTAAAAGACAATCAAAAATTCGACCTTGCTTGGCGTTGCCCCCATTGCGGACAAACTGGTTATGAAGATAGTGCTAACAAGAAGGATCAAGTTGACCTTTTCTGTACTAATGAGCACTGTGGTAAGAAGATCCCATCTAGTATTCATTTATCTTCAGGCGATATTGTTTGTCAAAAGAAGGTGCTACGGCCAGCAGGGTTTGCAGTTGATTTCTATGAAGAGCCTACTAATAACTTTCAGAATCAGTCATTCGTACCTGTTCAGCCAGCATGGGTGAGTGCAAGCACGTCTGCGATTACTTTACCTTACCGTGGAATGGGAACTATGAAGGTTGATAGCAACGGTTCAGTTTTCTATCATAGTTCTGGCCACAATGGTAACGGTTACGCTATATGTTTAGCTTGTGGAAAAGCTGAATCAATGACATCAATAGGTGAGTTTCCAAAAGCACTTACACCAGATGGTATTCACACTCCACCGAGGCCAACTAAGTTTGATAAAGGCGAGGACAATAAACTCTTAGAATGTTCGGGAAGTGCTAAATTAATGCCTGGAATACATTTGGGTGCACACACTGCAACTGATGTATTTGAGCTGGCGCTAATGAACCCCGCTACCGGTGAGCACATATCAGATGATGAAGCAGGTCGGATTATTGCAACGACTCTCGTTGTAGCTTTGAGAGCGGCGCTCACAAAACAACTCGGTATATCAAAAAACGAGATCAATTATAGTATTCGGCCTGCGATCGTTGAGGGAAGTAAAGAGGTTTTGGTGCTGCAGCTTTTTGATGCTGTTAGTGGTGGAGCAGGCTTTGCTACTTCGGCACCGTCTCACATTGAAGCAGTATTAAAGGGTATGGTAAATGAACTCCACTGTATCTCAAACTGTAACGACGCATGTTCTAAGTGTTTGTTAGAGGTTGATAGTAGACATGACGTAGACAAGCTCGATCGACATGCTGCACTTGATTGGCTAGGCGAAAACTTTACGCAATATATCAAATTAGACGAAAACCTCATTGGGCTTGTTCATGGTGCGGAATATTGCCCCCGACCACTTAGGTCTCAAATGACGGAGTGGCTAAACCAAGGAGTCTCTGAAGTTAAATTTATTCTATCGGAGAACGTAGATTCTTGGGATTTGTCACTTTCTATTGTGAAACCTTGGCTCTATGCATTTTTAGAGCGTGACGTTGACGTTTCATTCTTGTTACCAGAAACAGAATTTGGCGATGAGGTAAGAGAGTATTTATATCAATTGGAGCGAATTGGAGTTAAACATATCTCCTCGCAATATAAAGGCCATGTAGTATTCCAAGCCAAGACAAAAAAGGGGTGGAGATCGGCAGCAGTGCAGTCTGATGAACCAAGGATTTTAGGTTCTGAATGGTTGGAGACCAGAGAGCCTGTCGTTATTTCGAATTATGAAGATGAAATTGTTGGAAAGGTTATCTCTTTTGAGCCAGTTATAGAATTAGAAAAAACTGTAAAGATAAAGCCTCATAAGGAGCTAAATGGAAGATTAACAGGTTTTGGGGCGAGGCTGGTCGACAGCTTATGCCAAAAGTCTCCTGCTTTTAAAGCGTTACTAGATAATCAAACTGTTAAATCTATTTCTTATTCAGACCGATATCTTAAAAGTCCAGAAGTTGTGTTAATGCTCGCTGAGTTCGTTGGTGAGTTGGCGATAAATTCAGGAACTAACATTAACGTATCTACACACTTTTTAGATAAAGACTCTAAATGGTCTCCAACACGGCTTAGAAATAATTGGCGATGGGAGGAAGATTTTAAAAAGGTAGCTCAAATATGGATTAAATTAGAATCAAAAGGGCAAGTCGATTTTCATCTTCACTACAACACTCATGAACTCCCACATTTTCGAACCATGATCATCGAATTTGAATCAGGCGATAAAGCTGAAGTGATTTTTGATCAAGGTTTTGGCCATTGGTCCATTGATGGCCGTTTCGATTTTGATAATTCCTATGAAGAGCAGATTAAAGAGTTAGCTCGGATAAAGGATAGCTTGAAGGTTTATACAAGGTCAGATCACCCAACAGCGATCTATGTAAGTGTTTTAAACGTTTAA
- a CDS encoding STY4851/ECs_5259 family protein, which produces MASSTNSMQLMSFIQGVMERKGIAKPSSRQPLFQYHVTSEEYQELKMLIRDLGKPEYPRKNKVWCAAFCLFSAEWYRREYLIGWSWDGIWTTLGFELDANERGDVVYKGLTEFWKRPVSTYQGDRKSYLGSLFSEGGLPFALISQEDSRIVNILKRILRSYDDMKSLGSGTYDFIRHELSVLPEAFQKETTVELVSRMVELILHLTDKHEFDENMNIVEVLDEQGPEWRKQFPIPMETKTGSDLISSLFKSASIQRKERVEKKSRIFIEQRLSNITDDLAFIVKIKLAKEFDFKTPTEKLTGARVEAFLQEGSSILDEVTVGQIQTNPDEQTTRVYLRKPGGEYRRNRPEESLFLVFAQAGKQIYREEIPGSDLQIGNIPIVIKHKNDQRIVIGTGSVSHRSEKLGVLLPKDASVDASNTNVFDVQPVSGMENLEFNGDLRVTLNRDEHSDIYVISTKANTSDLESVLIEGRTLDFLSKEGQPIYLGVPRLKCSNFSAQTWIGKELAEHITSASCYGKQSVKLKDSQGVTLYYKKLNILPDDIKINLIQGSSARSGAVEVLSSRSLLSSIKCDGINIRTIRLKNGRRFELEAEGKPPSEMRMFLQANLESLPIEVLVPFPSQGALAFAADGSDLPKALTVDELLGSRVVFYPATFGKANYAISIRGSKFQSSFVASWRYRVSKLPVEVKLYDLRNHITEILAATGDLDAKVSIEISGDCRTRQYSVGNYSALLERNEKVIEVSQSFGSGKLAKPVLIDLADPLAKPKVLRSRLSEGVETGIYELDRPFDTPSLIVPSKNSEVKFRAGFIPGTRQFANDSVNTLNKAVSVFQPEVNKHVISSVLLAMSRDFNHASWTFISDLYDSYSYLPLSTFEVWKSAVKHDDVLASIVFRLEEPLDLMQALQEQFNVSWDLISLKAWNDASQNYKSFFLEKGLPDSVVDSLVTTKIKKISAFSPLLTAGFITPEEGAAAKTRITQLLYTHMISECFQDLLRHSSDVERWPSSYGIEIEQLVFSKLTFLKGLNKPSGYQKAVTYAPFLSALIVTGHMTLKELFGLEDSPSDYFQFKQLIEFDRQWFEASYLPTVGLLVSGETK; this is translated from the coding sequence ATGGCTAGTTCAACAAACTCAATGCAATTGATGAGTTTTATACAAGGCGTGATGGAAAGAAAGGGAATTGCTAAGCCATCATCACGACAGCCGCTTTTTCAGTATCATGTTACTTCAGAAGAGTATCAAGAGTTAAAGATGCTTATTCGTGATCTAGGTAAACCCGAATATCCAAGGAAAAACAAAGTTTGGTGTGCGGCTTTTTGTTTGTTTTCTGCGGAATGGTACCGAAGAGAGTACCTAATAGGCTGGAGTTGGGATGGCATTTGGACAACTCTTGGTTTTGAGTTAGATGCAAACGAGCGGGGAGATGTTGTTTACAAAGGATTAACCGAGTTCTGGAAAAGACCAGTTTCAACCTACCAAGGGGATCGTAAAAGCTACTTGGGTTCTTTGTTTAGTGAAGGTGGTTTGCCGTTCGCGCTAATTTCTCAAGAAGATAGTCGAATCGTTAACATCTTAAAGCGTATTCTGCGTTCCTATGATGATATGAAATCGTTAGGCAGTGGCACTTACGATTTTATTCGACATGAATTGAGTGTGCTTCCAGAAGCATTTCAAAAGGAAACGACAGTTGAACTGGTTTCGCGAATGGTCGAATTGATTCTGCATCTAACTGATAAGCATGAGTTCGATGAGAACATGAATATTGTAGAGGTCTTAGATGAGCAAGGGCCTGAGTGGAGAAAGCAATTCCCAATACCAATGGAAACTAAAACTGGGTCGGATTTAATTAGCAGTTTGTTTAAATCTGCATCAATACAAAGAAAGGAACGAGTTGAAAAAAAATCTCGAATCTTTATTGAACAAAGACTTAGTAATATTACAGATGATCTCGCTTTTATTGTGAAAATAAAACTCGCGAAAGAGTTTGATTTTAAAACCCCTACAGAAAAATTAACAGGGGCACGTGTCGAAGCCTTTCTTCAAGAAGGGAGTTCGATTTTGGATGAGGTGACGGTCGGCCAAATCCAAACAAATCCTGATGAACAGACTACCCGTGTTTATCTTCGTAAGCCCGGTGGTGAGTATCGGAGAAACAGGCCTGAAGAATCTCTATTCTTAGTCTTCGCTCAAGCGGGTAAGCAGATTTACCGCGAGGAAATTCCAGGTTCCGATCTTCAGATAGGAAACATTCCTATCGTCATAAAGCATAAGAATGATCAACGAATCGTAATTGGTACAGGGAGCGTTAGTCATCGCTCAGAAAAATTGGGCGTACTTTTACCTAAGGATGCTTCAGTAGATGCATCTAATACAAATGTTTTTGATGTGCAACCAGTTTCAGGTATGGAGAATTTAGAGTTTAACGGCGACCTTAGGGTTACTTTGAATAGGGACGAACACTCTGATATTTATGTCATTTCCACGAAGGCTAATACAAGTGATTTAGAGTCTGTTTTAATTGAAGGTAGAACGCTGGATTTTCTATCGAAAGAAGGTCAGCCAATATACTTAGGGGTGCCTAGGTTGAAGTGCTCTAATTTTAGCGCTCAAACCTGGATCGGCAAAGAGCTTGCCGAACACATAACTTCAGCAAGTTGTTATGGCAAACAGTCAGTTAAACTTAAAGATTCTCAAGGGGTTACTCTTTATTACAAAAAACTAAATATACTTCCGGATGACATAAAAATTAATCTGATTCAAGGAAGCTCTGCTAGATCTGGGGCTGTTGAGGTACTTAGTTCTAGGTCCCTATTATCTAGTATTAAGTGTGATGGTATAAACATTAGGACTATTAGACTTAAAAATGGCCGAAGGTTTGAATTGGAAGCTGAAGGAAAACCACCGTCTGAAATGAGGATGTTTTTACAGGCTAACCTCGAATCGTTGCCTATTGAGGTGCTTGTACCTTTTCCATCTCAGGGGGCATTAGCTTTTGCTGCAGATGGGTCGGATTTACCAAAAGCGCTGACAGTCGATGAGCTTTTGGGTAGTCGAGTTGTGTTTTACCCTGCGACTTTTGGAAAGGCAAACTATGCGATATCTATTCGTGGTTCTAAGTTCCAATCCAGTTTCGTTGCGTCATGGAGGTATCGAGTAAGTAAGTTGCCCGTGGAAGTGAAACTTTACGATTTGAGGAATCACATCACAGAAATACTGGCGGCTACCGGTGACTTGGATGCCAAGGTGTCAATCGAAATATCAGGAGATTGTAGGACGCGTCAATACAGCGTTGGAAACTATTCAGCACTCTTAGAAAGAAACGAGAAAGTGATTGAGGTTAGTCAATCGTTTGGTTCTGGTAAGTTAGCTAAGCCGGTCCTTATCGATCTCGCTGATCCCCTTGCAAAGCCAAAAGTATTACGTAGTCGACTCAGTGAAGGTGTTGAGACCGGAATCTATGAATTAGATAGGCCTTTTGATACCCCGAGCTTGATTGTTCCTTCGAAAAATTCGGAGGTGAAGTTTAGAGCAGGTTTTATTCCTGGAACTCGACAATTCGCTAACGATTCAGTTAATACTTTAAATAAAGCAGTGTCGGTTTTTCAGCCGGAAGTAAACAAGCATGTCATATCGAGTGTTTTACTGGCAATGTCTCGTGATTTTAATCACGCAAGCTGGACGTTTATTTCCGATCTCTATGACTCATATTCGTATTTGCCTCTTTCTACTTTTGAAGTATGGAAGTCAGCAGTGAAACACGATGATGTTTTAGCTTCCATAGTATTTCGTTTGGAAGAGCCTTTGGATTTAATGCAGGCCTTACAAGAGCAGTTCAATGTAAGTTGGGATTTGATATCCCTGAAAGCTTGGAATGATGCCAGCCAAAACTATAAATCTTTTTTCCTAGAAAAAGGATTGCCAGATAGTGTGGTAGATTCTTTAGTTACAACAAAGATAAAGAAAATTTCTGCTTTTAGCCCTCTATTGACAGCAGGGTTCATTACTCCAGAGGAAGGCGCAGCAGCCAAGACTAGAATCACCCAATTATTGTATACTCACATGATTTCAGAGTGCTTCCAAGACTTACTTCGGCATTCCTCTGACGTGGAACGCTGGCCCTCTTCGTATGGTATCGAGATCGAGCAGTTGGTGTTTTCAAAACTGACATTTCTGAAAGGTCTCAATAAACCATCTGGTTACCAAAAGGCCGTAACTTATGCTCCGTTTTTATCTGCGCTGATTGTAACAGGGCATATGACTCTCAAAGAATTATTTGGTTTAGAAGATAGCCCTAGTGATTACTTCCAGTTTAAACAATTAATTGAATTCGATCGTCAATGGTTTGAGGCTTCATACCTTCCTACTGTTGGCTTGCTTGTAAGTGGAGAAACGAAATGA
- a CDS encoding MerR family transcriptional regulator, giving the protein MLEPSQNNELPVIPGKRYFTIGEVSELCAVKPHVLRYWEQEFPQLSPVKRRGNRRYYQRDDVVLIRQIRHLLYEDGFTIGGARQKLSEPENAEHLQHQHQSLIREMIEELETVLQLLKVSG; this is encoded by the coding sequence ATGCTGGAACCGAGCCAGAATAACGAACTTCCGGTTATACCGGGCAAACGCTATTTCACCATTGGTGAAGTCAGCGAACTCTGCGCGGTTAAGCCGCACGTATTGCGCTATTGGGAACAAGAGTTTCCACAGCTCAGTCCGGTAAAACGCCGCGGTAATCGCCGTTACTATCAACGTGACGACGTCGTGCTGATTCGCCAAATTCGCCATCTACTTTATGAAGATGGCTTTACCATTGGCGGCGCTCGGCAAAAGCTTTCAGAACCCGAAAACGCCGAACACCTACAGCACCAGCATCAATCGCTGATTCGCGAAATGATCGAAGAGCTAGAAACCGTACTACAGCTGCTAAAAGTCTCAGGATAA
- the ihfA gene encoding integration host factor subunit alpha, translated as MALTKAEMADRLYEELGLNKREAKEMVEIFFEEIRESLVHNEQVKLSGFGNFDLRDKRQRPGRNPKTGEEIPISARRVVTFRPGQKLKVTVENYAGTEPE; from the coding sequence GTGGCCCTAACTAAAGCAGAAATGGCAGACCGTTTGTACGAGGAACTTGGCCTTAACAAACGCGAAGCAAAAGAAATGGTCGAGATTTTCTTTGAAGAAATTCGTGAAAGTCTCGTACATAACGAACAGGTAAAGCTTTCAGGCTTTGGCAATTTCGACCTTAGAGATAAGCGTCAGCGCCCAGGCCGTAACCCGAAAACGGGGGAAGAAATACCCATTTCTGCCCGCCGAGTCGTCACCTTTAGACCCGGCCAAAAACTTAAGGTAACGGTTGAGAACTATGCTGGAACCGAGCCAGAATAA